AAATTCGTGACCTACAGGCAAGGTTGACTGAGCATGAGAATCGGGCACCCAAACTCCGGATGGCATTCACAGATCAGGACGGACTGCCTGAGGTCAACCAAGTAATATTTGGCGCAATATCTGAGCCAACTGTGAGAGAAGCAGTTGACACACACCGAGTGTCGCTTGAAACCGCCGATCAAATGAACCCGATTTGGAAGTTGATGCCTCTCTCGGCGGCCGCAGAGCAGAAGTACCAGAGGCGCATGGAGGAGCACCTCGCGGAGTACACGACCTATATTGTCGAACGGCAAGAAGCGAACGCAAAGCGCGCTCGGACTATCTGCCTGGAGATCATTCTGATTAACGAAGGAACAGCACCGGCTGATGATGTCGACGTGTTTCTGAAATTCCCAGCCGAACTTGATGTGCAGGATGAAGATCCCAATCCCCCCATACCGAAGGAACCGAAACCACCTATGCGGCCAACGGGCGGGATATTTGACGTGTTAGAGCTGGCCAACTTCTCAGTTCCGCAAGAGGATTACTCCTTCCTCAACAACATCACGCCACCGCAACTGGAGCGTCCGAACGTCTCCGCTCCGACTCTGATAAAAAATCCAGACGGCATAGAGGCTCAGGTCAATGTCCGCCGAAGCAAGCAGAGTCAGATTCAACCCCTCGGCATGCTCTACGCCAGTTTTGCCAATCAAGATGCAGTAGGCTCATTTCAGATCCAGTACGAACTGCACGCTGCGAACGTGCCGCGGGCAATCAAGGGACATCTCCAGGTGGTCGTGAAGAAAACGAGCGACAAAGGATAGCTCCTCTGCAGGCCTTCGCCAGCGACGCTCTATTGAACGAGGTGACAGCTTCCCGACCAGAGCACAGGAGAGGCTACACAGCAGAGGCCGCAAAGCATGAGGATTGTCGCTCATGTCCTCTGAAGAAGAGGGCCGAAGGCCCGTGTCTCCCGGTGGAGGTCTTCGCCGACGTGCCACTTCTTCCCGCGTCCATCGGCTACTTCCAGCATGACCTCGACGCCCTCCGAGCGCATCGTGGTGCTCGTGAAGAATGTCTTCGCCGCCCACAATTGACTCGAAGTACTCGCGCACCTCGGCGGGCAGCATCATGTAAAATCGAAAAAATCCGACAAGATCTTCCCATTAAGGTCAGGAGTGCGAGCATCAATGCTCATGCACTCAACCTTCTTCTTCCAGAGAAAATCGTGCATTTTCGCAAGCTTGGCAGGATCTTTCGGAACACCCTTTCTGCTAGGGCTCAGAAATACTGCCCTGACACGCTCAGGGCCGAACTGATCAGCAAAGCCAACAATGGTCTCCACCGCATCAGGCATTTTATTAAAAGCATCGGGCTGCACTGGACAGACAAAACTCCACCGATGGCCATACCTCAAGACTCGCCTGAATTTACTATAAAAAATCGTCCTAGTCTCACCGCGTTCATGAGGAGATGTTAGACGCAGATACAACCTGCGCTCATTACTCAGCGCATATACGCTATGGAGCTTTGGAGTTGAGGGGATGCTTCCCCAGGTATTGAGCCGAAAGTCACGAAACATACTCCGAAGCTGCGTGCTCTTGCCATCCCCCTGCTCTCCAACAACAAAGAGTGCTCGCTCTACATAAGACACAACACACCTCCCACGACAAATGACCGCCGCAGCGCTTCCAAGACCTCGAACACCTCAAGCAACAACCCTAAAAAACCCGCACCTTCTATTTCAGAAACTCCCTGATCAACCAAGCAACACTGGCGACTGCCTGAAGAACAGACCTGAATCCACCCAGAGCGACATATCATACCACCATCCTACTCCCCCTCTTGCAAATCATTGGAAGACCGCCTGATACCGTGGCCTTCAAGAAGCCAGCCTACACCGAGCGCCGCGAACGCAAGCCCTGCGAGCAGGAAATTTTCTGGCCTACGTAGCAACGGCAGGAATGGCCTCGGGCTGAAGAAATCCCCGGTGGAATCCGATTGCCCGTCCGCCAGCATCCGATTACCTCGCCCATACCTAAGAAAGCGTCTAAAGAAGGCGCGAAGAGAAGGCTCAAAGTCATGAGTCACACGGGCTTCCGCACACCATCGCAACGCTCCTAGTTG
The nucleotide sequence above comes from Myxococcus virescens. Encoded proteins:
- a CDS encoding PIN domain-containing protein, which encodes MHPIKKLRKRAGALVSKLSKLVESENGHQLRKNVTLHFEANDPILDFNKHRLRPDLNDDFLIASILQFRNDDPEALPVLVTADLGLKMKARHHRIEVSSLPDRLKLPDEPDEDQKQIRDLQARLTEHENRAPKLRMAFTDQDGLPEVNQVIFGAISEPTVREAVDTHRVSLETADQMNPIWKLMPLSAAAEQKYQRRMEEHLAEYTTYIVERQEANAKRARTICLEIILINEGTAPADDVDVFLKFPAELDVQDEDPNPPIPKEPKPPMRPTGGIFDVLELANFSVPQEDYSFLNNITPPQLERPNVSAPTLIKNPDGIEAQVNVRRSKQSQIQPLGMLYASFANQDAVGSFQIQYELHAANVPRAIKGHLQVVVKKTSDKG